A stretch of DNA from Actinomycetota bacterium:
CTCCGCCCTGCAGTACTGTCCGACCTGTCAAACGGGTGGCAAACTCTTAGCGGATCGTCGCACGAGCAAGTTCCTGAAGTAGCGCACGGCTGCGCCAAGCTTGCGTTTTGCTAGCCCCAGCAGCGAGAACTGTGCCGACGGTAGGAGAAGGCAAAACCGCGGAGCAGGACAGGCCGGACGAAGAGTGGGATAACGCTCGCCACGTATCTCTTATCCTCATCGCTTGCATCGTCCAGGAGCCATTGAGTCGTGAAGCCCAATTGGAAAATTGACCTGTGCTTGATGTTGTACTGCTGATCCCATTTCTGCCAGTCCTGGCTGGTGAGCGTTGAAGCCACCAATGGCAGAAAGTCATTCTCTTCATGCATCAGGTGCGGGATGAGAGCAGATTCAAGCAAGTCAATGGCTGAGATGAGTTGTGCTGGCTGCCCAGCCTCATCGCCCAATTCGAAGCGCACGGATTCTTCCTGAATTGCGCGGAGTCCGGGCCCGATTGCCTGATGCTCGGCCTCCATGACCTCGAGAAGCTCATCGGCATCGACAGTGCGGGATCGGACGAGTGGGAAGAGCCCCACGTCCTCACTCACGTGGTGATGATGCAGGAACTGCATCATCCACCGGAGTTGAACAGCCAGTGCCTTGCGCTGCGCGTCTGCCAGCGGAGCAGCTGCCAGCACCTTCCTGGCACGAGCCAAATCGCGGCCCAGTGCACTGTGCACGATCACCATCATCTGCGTGTTCGCGGGTGCTTTCGACGCACTCTTCGCCACCTGGTCTCCATCTTTCGTTCTCGCGTCTTGGCTCTCGTCCGCGCTCGTGGCCTTGATCGACTGATCGCGTCAACGATAGTCGCCCGCCGCTTCTGTCATGAAGGCGATGGTTGCGTTCTGAGCCGATCATCTGGCGCGGCTAGCTGTAGATACCGACCGCGGATCTTTCCGCATTGGTCTTGTGAATCAAGTGCGCGATGCGCACGACCACTTTGCCTCTGAGGGCTGACCTGAGGTGAGCGATGTTGGGGGACAGCAGCTTCCGTCGCCCCTGACTTGTGCGGGGCTGAGGCAAATGCCATACGTGTATTCGGTTGGACACCTAGCATCGTCATCAGTCTGGAACGAAACAACGACATCGCCTCGAGGGAGCATTGAATGGATCTGGATCTTGCCAATCGGCGTGTGCTGGTCACCGGAAGCAGCTCTGGGATCGGCACCGGAATCGCTCAGGAGTTCGCCGCTGAAGGTGCACTCGTCGTCGTGCATGGACGCAATGAGGAGCGAGCCAATGCAGTGGCTGACGGCATCCGAGCAGCGGGTGGGCAGGCAGCAGTTGCAGTTGGAGATCTTTCCAACAATGAAGGCGCGAGTGCAGTAGCTCAAGCCGCACTTGCGGCTTTTGGCGGCATCGACATACTCATCAACAACGCTGGCGGCGGTTCAGAGATCGCCGAAGATGTCTCCTTCTTCAAGATGACGCCCGAGGACTTGATCTATACCTACGAGGCGAACACTGTGGCCGCCTTCCGGCTCATCCAGGCATTGGTACCAGCCATGCGGGAGCGTGGTTGGGGTCGGGTCATCAATATCGCTTCAGCGGCCGGAGTCACTCCCACTTCAGCTCAGCCGGACTATGGCCCTGCCAAGGCGGCGATGATCAACTTGTCCTTGGGTCTGTCGAAGACCTTGAAGATGACGGGTGTAACTGTGAACTGCGTGTCCCCGGGGATGACGATGACAGAGAACCTGGTGAGCGGCATGCTCACCACGTTCGCCCAGAAGCGCGGCTGGGGCGATGACGTCCAGCGAGCGAAGGACTACTTCGTGAAAGGAACTGGCCAGACGGCAAACCGACCCGCTGAAGTTGCCGACATCGCCTATGCCTGTGTGATGCTGGCCAGTCCGCGTGCTGACATCATCAACGGCACCAATTTCCACGTAGATGCCGGAATCTCTCCAGCAATCAACTAGCAGGAATCCCCTTGCTCCACGATCACCGCCACCACTGTCTGCCTTTCGGCGAACAGCCAACACCCGTACGCACGCGACGGGTTATTCAGCTGTCACACCCTTGTAGGCGAGCCCTCGTCAGCTAGCGCCACCGTCGACGCGGATGGTGGCTCCGGTCGTGTACGACGAGGCACTCGAAGCTAGGTAGAGCACAGCACCAACAATCTCCTTTGGGTCCCCGATCCGACCCATTGGCAGACCTTGGATGGAGGGCTGGTCTGGTCCGGAGTAGAAATCTCTGACAATGTCAGTGAGCATGGCTCCGGACATCACGCAGTTGACGCGTACTTCAGGCCCGTATGCCGCAGCAAATCCCTGAGTCAATGTGTTGAGCGCTGCTTTCGCGCTGCCGTAGGGGATGTTGTCTCCGCCGGGTCGCACGGATGCTCCAGAACTGATATTGATGACTGATCCTGAGCCAGCTGCCTGCATTCGTTCACCCACGAGTGCTGTCAGTCTGAAAGGGCCCTTGTAGTTCAGGTTGTTGATGGAATCGAACAGCTGCTCGGTGACGTCGGTATTCTTGTCGTAAGCGGGGGAGACTCCGGCGTTGTTGATGAGGACGTCGATCTTCCCAAAGCGCGCGTACACAGCGTCGACGAACGGTTCGAGTTCATCCCATCGTCCGATATGCACTGAGTAAGGCATTGCAGCACGCCCGTAGACGCGCTCAATCTCATCAGTCACGAGTTTGCATGCATCGAGTTTTCGGCTGGCCACCACAATGTCAGCCCCTGCCGCGGCGCATGCCAAGGCCATCTCCTTTCCTAGTCCGCGACTGCCGCCGGTCACAACAACAGTCTTGCCTGATAGGTCAAAGAGTGTGTCCAGAAAGCTCATGCGACTGCGCCTGATGCACGCATTTGCGCGATTCTTGCCTGGTCGAATTCGGATATCTCCCGCAGGATTTCGTCGGTATGTTCACCGAATTCCGGTGCAGGGTTTCCGGGGCCAGCATCTTCATTGAACATCACGGTCGGCATCACTATGGCTTGTGTCTCCTTCGCATCGGTCACCATTCGAATCATGCGATTGGGCTTCACCTGCGCGTCGTCAAAACTCAGCGTCCCGATGAAGCTCAACTCACTTCTTTCCAATCACAGATCAGACACTCACTGTTTCGCGGAATTGAATGCGGGCTCCATCGGTGGCCGACTCATCCAGTGCTAGCAATGTGTATTGGGGCGTTTCGATCTCGGCCACGGAAAGGCCCTTGGATTCCAAGACATTCTTGGCCGCATCGAGCGACCTTACGGGCAGGGTCACCGCGTAGATCGATGGACCTCGAGCATCAAGAGCGGCCTTGATGTCTGCCTCTCTTGCTTTAGCGGTCGGGGTGATGAATTCAACGATGTGATCGTTGAAGTCGATTGCGAATGAATTCTCCGCCGTGCCTGCGTGGGTTCTCGAAGGCTCCCGGTTGGTGAATTCGCTCATCCAGACGACAGAGGATTCAGCATCGGGTACGCACAGGGTCACTGTCGGGCCACCGGCTAGACCAACAGGGTTGCTGTTCGCGCCAACTGCCGGATCCCAATTGTCTTCGCCTCGAGGGTCATCTTTGAAGTAGGCCGTCGTCAACTCCAGGCAAAGACCCTGGCAGTCACGCGGGTGCAGAAAGATGTAGTTCCCGGGTGA
This window harbors:
- a CDS encoding glucose 1-dehydrogenase, yielding MSFLDTLFDLSGKTVVVTGGSRGLGKEMALACAAAGADIVVASRKLDACKLVTDEIERVYGRAAMPYSVHIGRWDELEPFVDAVYARFGKIDVLINNAGVSPAYDKNTDVTEQLFDSINNLNYKGPFRLTALVGERMQAAGSGSVINISSGASVRPGGDNIPYGSAKAALNTLTQGFAAAYGPEVRVNCVMSGAMLTDIVRDFYSGPDQPSIQGLPMGRIGDPKEIVGAVLYLASSASSYTTGATIRVDGGAS
- a CDS encoding SDR family oxidoreductase, with the translated sequence MDLDLANRRVLVTGSSSGIGTGIAQEFAAEGALVVVHGRNEERANAVADGIRAAGGQAAVAVGDLSNNEGASAVAQAALAAFGGIDILINNAGGGSEIAEDVSFFKMTPEDLIYTYEANTVAAFRLIQALVPAMRERGWGRVINIASAAGVTPTSAQPDYGPAKAAMINLSLGLSKTLKMTGVTVNCVSPGMTMTENLVSGMLTTFAQKRGWGDDVQRAKDYFVKGTGQTANRPAEVADIAYACVMLASPRADIINGTNFHVDAGISPAIN
- a CDS encoding hemerythrin domain-containing protein, which produces MAKSASKAPANTQMMVIVHSALGRDLARARKVLAAAPLADAQRKALAVQLRWMMQFLHHHHVSEDVGLFPLVRSRTVDADELLEVMEAEHQAIGPGLRAIQEESVRFELGDEAGQPAQLISAIDLLESALIPHLMHEENDFLPLVASTLTSQDWQKWDQQYNIKHRSIFQLGFTTQWLLDDASDEDKRYVASVIPLFVRPVLLRGFAFSYRRHSSRCWG